From a single Vibrio sp. BS-M-Sm-2 genomic region:
- a CDS encoding BatD family protein, giving the protein MRFLNKPFLSILLTLALGAFSSFSALAATAVASVSQNSVTKDQVFLLRVATDEKVSSDALDLKALQQDFYVGTPSFGSSMRIVNGSRSVSSEWNVSLAPLRLGKVQIPSFDIEGAKTKPITINVAVNKAAPTQHDMAEFQLNLSKDSLYPQEVAELDVKLIIKADPRRLQDPKIAPPSSQGLDVEPIGESKQFQDVLNGQEVTVVQQSFHISSQQAGQFQLQGPKLTGAVVYSTNNSSTTRLFQLNTPVETLDVTVNPVPKGYQGEWLPTSNFKLIQQWSDSQGNELTDGNALGGDKQKIEMEAGDSLTRTITMTASNLTQHQLPKLNITYPKTVRVYEEKPQFGTTQSGDAVVVYKQVLIPKESGSISLPDVSQAWFNTDSQSQETSKALGLELAVKASDRATSSTPPVTAPQAQQVSPTVVTVDSPGFWPYLAALFAALWLISSVMAFYFWSRRDVTTKPTHTVERQSDTAEALIEALKTKDGVMTRTLFEQWKAENPDLSDETLDVVEAELSKLNQSLYGEASSTKPSWAPSKVIKAVKKPKRVSSKTRKSSLETL; this is encoded by the coding sequence ATGCGATTTCTTAACAAGCCATTTTTATCCATACTCCTAACGCTGGCGTTAGGAGCTTTCTCGTCCTTTTCTGCATTGGCGGCTACTGCCGTAGCGAGCGTTTCACAAAACAGTGTCACCAAAGACCAAGTATTTCTACTTAGAGTCGCGACTGATGAAAAGGTCTCTTCTGATGCTTTAGATCTAAAGGCGCTCCAACAGGACTTCTATGTCGGCACACCAAGTTTTGGGTCGTCGATGCGAATCGTCAATGGCAGCCGTTCGGTGTCAAGTGAATGGAACGTCAGCCTTGCGCCACTGCGTTTGGGGAAGGTTCAGATTCCTAGCTTCGATATTGAAGGGGCAAAAACCAAGCCAATCACCATCAATGTTGCCGTTAATAAAGCTGCACCTACTCAACATGATATGGCTGAGTTCCAGCTTAATCTGAGTAAAGACTCGCTGTACCCACAAGAAGTCGCTGAGCTGGATGTAAAACTGATAATTAAAGCTGACCCAAGAAGACTGCAAGATCCTAAAATAGCGCCACCGAGCTCGCAGGGCTTAGATGTGGAACCTATTGGTGAATCGAAGCAATTTCAAGATGTCCTCAATGGACAAGAAGTCACAGTTGTTCAGCAATCTTTCCATATATCGTCACAGCAAGCAGGACAATTTCAGCTTCAAGGGCCAAAGTTAACCGGTGCTGTTGTTTACTCAACCAACAACTCCAGTACAACGCGTCTGTTCCAACTGAACACGCCTGTTGAAACCTTAGATGTCACAGTGAATCCGGTACCAAAAGGCTACCAAGGTGAGTGGTTACCAACATCAAACTTTAAGCTGATACAACAATGGTCAGACAGCCAAGGTAATGAACTGACGGATGGCAATGCTTTAGGTGGCGACAAGCAGAAGATTGAAATGGAAGCGGGTGATTCTCTAACTCGAACCATTACTATGACAGCCAGTAACTTGACCCAACATCAGTTACCAAAACTGAACATCACCTACCCTAAAACGGTGCGTGTTTATGAAGAAAAACCGCAATTTGGCACCACCCAATCCGGTGATGCTGTCGTTGTCTATAAGCAGGTACTAATCCCTAAGGAATCAGGAAGCATCTCTCTTCCTGATGTTTCTCAAGCTTGGTTTAACACAGACTCACAATCACAAGAAACCAGTAAAGCGCTTGGGCTAGAGTTAGCGGTAAAAGCAAGTGACCGTGCGACGTCTAGCACACCACCGGTTACAGCACCACAAGCCCAACAAGTAAGCCCAACGGTTGTGACTGTTGATAGTCCGGGGTTCTGGCCTTATCTCGCCGCGCTATTCGCAGCCTTGTGGTTGATTAGCTCAGTGATGGCTTTCTACTTCTGGTCACGCCGCGATGTAACGACAAAACCAACACACACTGTTGAACGTCAATCAGATACAGCAGAAGCGCTTATTGAAGCTCTAAAAACGAAAGATGGTGTGATGACAAGAACCTTGTTTGAACAGTGGAAAGCTGAAAACCCAGATTTGAGCGATGAGACGTTAGACGTCGTTGAAGCCGAGCTAAGTAAGCTAAACCAGAGTCTTTATGGTGAAGCTAGCTCGACAAAACCATCATGGGCTCCTTCTAAAGTAATCAAAGCGGTTAAGAAGCCAAAGCGAGTTTCTAGCAAAACGCGTAAAAGCTCACTAGAAACGCTTTAA